A portion of the Streptomyces sp. NBC_01335 genome contains these proteins:
- a CDS encoding CaiB/BaiF CoA transferase family protein: MTESGTTPTHTPLSGLRVLDLATLFAGPLAATMLGDFGAEVIKVEHPRKPDPSRGHGPAKDGVGLWWKLLGRNKRNLTLDLSSPGGREVLLRLAAETDVIIENFRPGTLERWGLGWEELEAVNPRLVLTRVTAFGQFGPYSHRPGFGTLAEAMSGFASITGEPEGPPTLPPFGLADSIAALATAYAVMAALAGRDRTGRGQVVDMAIIEPILTVLGPQPLWFDQLGHVQQRTGNRSRNNAPRNTYRTSDGQWVAVSTSAQSIAERVMRLVGRPELIDEPWFASGATRAEHADELDGAVGSWIARHTRDDALAEFEKAEAAIAPVYDVRDVMEDPQYRALDSVTEVDDPELGPLRMQNVLFRLSETPGGIRWAGRPHGADTEEILTELGLSGERIAALRSQGAL; encoded by the coding sequence ATGACCGAATCCGGGACCACCCCCACGCACACTCCTCTGTCGGGCCTGCGGGTCCTGGACCTCGCCACCCTCTTCGCCGGTCCGCTCGCGGCGACCATGCTCGGTGACTTCGGCGCCGAGGTGATCAAGGTCGAGCATCCGCGCAAACCCGATCCTTCGCGCGGTCACGGCCCCGCGAAGGACGGGGTCGGCCTCTGGTGGAAGCTGCTGGGCCGCAACAAGCGCAACCTCACCCTGGACCTGTCCAGCCCCGGCGGGCGCGAGGTGCTGCTGCGGCTGGCCGCCGAGACCGATGTGATCATCGAGAACTTCCGGCCCGGGACCCTGGAGCGCTGGGGCCTCGGCTGGGAGGAGCTGGAGGCGGTCAACCCGCGGCTGGTGCTGACCCGGGTGACGGCCTTCGGGCAGTTCGGCCCGTACTCGCACCGGCCGGGGTTCGGGACGCTCGCCGAGGCGATGAGCGGTTTCGCGTCGATCACCGGTGAGCCGGAGGGGCCGCCGACGCTGCCGCCGTTCGGCCTCGCCGACTCGATCGCGGCGCTCGCCACCGCGTACGCCGTGATGGCCGCGCTCGCCGGGCGCGACCGCACCGGGCGGGGGCAGGTGGTCGACATGGCGATCATCGAGCCGATCCTGACGGTGCTGGGCCCGCAGCCGCTCTGGTTCGACCAGCTCGGCCATGTCCAGCAGCGCACCGGCAACCGCTCGCGGAACAACGCCCCGCGCAACACCTACCGCACCTCGGACGGCCAGTGGGTCGCGGTCTCCACCTCGGCGCAGTCGATCGCCGAGCGGGTGATGCGGCTGGTCGGGCGCCCCGAGCTGATCGACGAGCCGTGGTTCGCCTCGGGCGCGACCCGGGCGGAGCACGCGGACGAGCTGGACGGGGCGGTCGGGTCGTGGATCGCCCGGCACACCCGGGACGACGCGCTCGCCGAGTTCGAGAAGGCGGAGGCGGCCATCGCCCCCGTCTACGACGTGCGGGACGTGATGGAGGACCCGCAGTACCGGGCGCTGGACAGCGTGACGGAGGTGGACGACCCGGAGCTGGGGCCGCTGCGGATGCAGAACGTCCTCTTCCGGCTCTCCGAGACTCCGGGCGGCATCCGGTGGGCGGGCCGCCCGCACGGGGCCGACACCGAGGAGATCCTCACCGAGCTCGGCCTCTCCGGCGAGCGGATCGCGGCACTCCGTTCTCAGGGGGCGCTGTGA
- a CDS encoding HpcH/HpaI aldolase/citrate lyase family protein — protein sequence MPLTWLYVPGDRPEVVLKALGAGADVVIVDLEDAVAPGRKEYARSATAELLTDPVTCAEDAVPVHVRVHGEDDVRALAGLPGLSGIRLPKVTHAASVHHVAALAPSVPLYPLLESALAIEHAYSIASAHHDVRGIAIGESDLRADLGVRDDVGLDWSRSRIVVAARAAGLEPPTQSVFPDVRDLDGLWASCGRGRALGMLGRAAIHPRQLPVIERAFRPTDQELEAAEEIVAAARTDAGALALPDGRFVDAAVAAAAHRTLALGRRTAGSAGSGAPVG from the coding sequence GTGCCGCTGACCTGGCTCTACGTCCCCGGGGACCGGCCGGAGGTGGTGCTCAAGGCGCTGGGCGCGGGGGCGGACGTGGTGATCGTGGACCTGGAGGACGCGGTCGCCCCGGGCCGCAAGGAGTACGCCCGGTCCGCGACCGCCGAGCTGCTCACCGATCCGGTGACCTGCGCCGAGGACGCCGTGCCCGTCCATGTGCGGGTGCACGGGGAGGACGACGTGCGGGCGCTCGCGGGGCTGCCCGGGCTCTCCGGGATACGGCTCCCCAAGGTCACGCACGCGGCGTCCGTGCACCATGTGGCGGCGCTCGCCCCGAGCGTTCCGCTCTATCCGCTGCTCGAATCGGCGCTCGCGATCGAGCACGCCTACTCGATCGCCTCGGCCCACCACGACGTGCGGGGCATCGCGATCGGCGAGTCGGACCTCCGCGCCGATCTGGGCGTACGGGACGACGTCGGGCTCGACTGGTCGCGCAGCCGGATCGTGGTGGCGGCGCGGGCTGCCGGGCTGGAGCCGCCGACGCAGTCGGTCTTCCCCGACGTACGCGACCTGGACGGGCTCTGGGCCTCCTGCGGACGGGGGCGGGCGCTGGGGATGCTGGGGCGGGCGGCGATCCACCCGCGCCAGCTGCCGGTGATCGAGCGGGCCTTCCGGCCGACCGACCAGGAGCTGGAGGCCGCCGAGGAGATCGTGGCGGCGGCCCGTACGGACGCGGGCGCGCTGGCGCTGCCGGACGGCCGGTTCGTGGACGCGGCGGTCGCCGCCGCCGCGCACCGCACCCTGGCCCTCGGACGGCGGACGGCCGGGTCGGCCGGGTCGGGGGCGCCCGTCGGCTGA
- the lgt gene encoding prolipoprotein diacylglyceryl transferase, with protein MNLAFIPSPSTGVIDLGPIPLRGYAFCIIIGVFVAVWFGNKRWIARGGRAGTVADIAVWAVPFGLVGGRLYHVITDYELYFGDGQNWVDAFKVWEGGLGIWGAISLGAVGAWIGCRRRGIPLPAWADALAPGIAFAQAIGRWGNWFNQELYGRRTDLPWGLKISEAPNRVAGIYHPTFLYESLWCVGVALLVIWADRRFRLGHGRAFALYVAAYCTGRAWIEYMRVDEAHHVLGLRLNVWTAIIVFVLAVTYLVISAKVRPGREEIVEPREDGDADVDGNADTATDADAQPDATDEGTTGTKADLVRADATKTDTADESVVTDAADEPETDGAARTAGTS; from the coding sequence ATGAACCTTGCCTTCATTCCCAGCCCGTCGACCGGCGTGATCGATCTCGGCCCGATCCCGCTCCGCGGCTACGCGTTCTGCATCATCATCGGTGTCTTCGTCGCCGTCTGGTTCGGCAACAAGCGCTGGATCGCCCGGGGCGGCAGAGCCGGCACCGTGGCCGACATCGCCGTCTGGGCGGTGCCCTTCGGCCTCGTGGGCGGCCGTCTCTACCACGTCATCACCGACTACGAGCTGTACTTCGGTGACGGCCAGAACTGGGTGGACGCCTTCAAGGTGTGGGAGGGCGGCCTCGGCATCTGGGGCGCCATCTCCCTCGGCGCGGTCGGTGCCTGGATCGGCTGCCGCCGTCGGGGCATCCCGCTGCCGGCCTGGGCCGACGCCCTCGCCCCCGGCATCGCCTTCGCCCAGGCCATCGGCCGCTGGGGCAACTGGTTCAACCAGGAGCTCTACGGGCGCAGGACCGACCTGCCGTGGGGCCTGAAGATCAGCGAGGCCCCGAACCGGGTCGCCGGCATCTACCACCCGACGTTCCTCTACGAGTCGCTCTGGTGCGTCGGTGTCGCCCTGCTGGTCATCTGGGCCGACCGCCGCTTCCGGCTCGGGCACGGCCGGGCCTTCGCCCTGTACGTCGCCGCGTACTGCACCGGCCGGGCCTGGATCGAGTACATGCGGGTCGACGAGGCCCACCACGTGCTCGGCCTGCGGCTCAACGTGTGGACCGCGATCATCGTCTTCGTGCTGGCCGTCACCTACCTGGTGATCTCGGCCAAGGTGCGTCCGGGCCGCGAGGAGATCGTGGAACCCCGGGAGGACGGCGACGCCGACGTCGACGGCAACGCGGACACCGCCACCGACGCGGACGCGCAGCCGGACGCGACGGACGAGGGCACGACCGGCACGAAGGCCGATCTGGTGAGGGCCGACGCGACGAAGACCGACACGGCGGACGAGTCCGTCGTGACCGACGCGGCGGACGAGCCGGAGACCGACGGCGCCGCCCGTACCGCCGGTACGAGCTGA
- a CDS encoding DsbA family protein → MSENHEGRRAARDRLVQQREQEKARERRRRTLIVAGAVVGVLALAAVIGLIAANAGDDDDTAAPVVAPSGATGKDDLAIPVGASDAPSTLTIWEDFRCPVCAQFESAFRSTIGELTESGQLRVEYHLATIIDGNMGGTGSVRAANAAACAQDAGKFKAYHDVLYSNQPAETDDAFGKDSTLIDLSKKVTGLDTPTFRSCVEDGKHNAWVAKSNTAFSEGGFQGTPTALLNGESIFPKKGDEQISVANLKKWVEEANKGKPAGTLTPTPPAS, encoded by the coding sequence GTGAGCGAGAACCATGAAGGAAGAAGGGCCGCGCGTGACCGGCTCGTCCAGCAGCGTGAGCAGGAGAAGGCGCGCGAGCGCCGCCGCCGCACCCTGATCGTCGCCGGTGCGGTGGTCGGCGTGCTGGCGCTGGCCGCCGTGATCGGCCTGATCGCGGCCAACGCCGGGGACGACGACGACACCGCCGCCCCCGTCGTCGCCCCGTCCGGAGCCACCGGGAAGGACGACCTCGCCATCCCGGTGGGAGCGAGCGACGCCCCGTCCACGCTCACCATCTGGGAGGACTTCCGCTGCCCCGTCTGCGCCCAGTTCGAGAGCGCGTTCCGCTCCACGATCGGGGAGCTCACGGAGAGCGGACAGCTCCGGGTGGAGTACCACCTGGCCACGATCATCGACGGCAACATGGGCGGCACGGGCTCGGTGCGCGCCGCGAACGCCGCCGCCTGCGCCCAGGACGCGGGCAAGTTCAAGGCGTACCACGACGTCCTCTACAGCAACCAGCCCGCCGAGACCGACGACGCCTTCGGCAAGGACAGCACCCTGATCGACCTGTCCAAGAAGGTCACCGGGCTGGACACCCCGACCTTCCGCAGCTGCGTGGAGGACGGCAAGCACAACGCCTGGGTCGCGAAGTCGAACACCGCGTTCAGCGAGGGCGGTTTCCAGGGCACCCCGACCGCCCTGCTGAACGGCGAGTCCATCTTCCCGAAGAAGGGCGACGAGCAGATCTCGGTCGCCAACCTCAAGAAGTGGGTGGAAGAGGCGAACAAGGGCAAGCCGGCCGGCACCCTCACTCCGACGCCCCCGGCCTCCTGA
- the trpA gene encoding tryptophan synthase subunit alpha — MSDNTRHTSHTGTIELLNTTLAAAKAEDRAALIAYLPAGFPTVDGGIEAVKAAIAGGADVVEVGLPHSDPVLDGPVIQTADDIALRGGVRIADVMRTVREAYEATGAPILVMTYWNPIDRYGIERFTAELAAAGGAGCILPDLPVQESAVWRENAEKHGLATVFVVAPSSRDERLATITAAGSGFVYAASLMGVTGTRASVGDQAQNLVVRTRATTSLPVCVGLGVSNAAQAAEVAGFADGVIVGSAFVKAILDAPDAAAGTAAVKALAGELAEGVRKR, encoded by the coding sequence GTGAGCGACAACACCCGCCACACCAGCCACACCGGCACCATCGAACTGCTGAACACCACCCTCGCCGCCGCGAAGGCCGAGGACCGCGCGGCCCTCATCGCCTACCTCCCGGCCGGCTTCCCGACCGTGGACGGTGGCATCGAGGCCGTCAAGGCCGCCATCGCCGGCGGTGCGGACGTCGTCGAGGTGGGCCTGCCGCACAGCGACCCGGTGCTCGACGGCCCCGTCATCCAGACCGCCGACGACATCGCGCTGCGCGGCGGCGTGCGGATCGCCGACGTGATGCGCACGGTCCGCGAGGCGTACGAGGCGACCGGCGCCCCGATCCTCGTGATGACCTACTGGAACCCCATCGACCGCTACGGCATCGAGCGGTTCACCGCCGAGCTGGCCGCGGCGGGCGGCGCCGGCTGCATCCTGCCCGACCTGCCGGTCCAGGAGTCGGCGGTGTGGCGCGAGAACGCGGAGAAGCACGGCCTCGCGACCGTCTTCGTCGTCGCCCCCAGCAGCCGCGACGAACGCCTCGCCACCATCACGGCGGCCGGTTCCGGCTTCGTCTACGCCGCCTCCCTCATGGGCGTCACCGGCACCCGCGCGTCCGTCGGCGACCAGGCCCAGAACCTGGTGGTCCGCACCCGCGCCACCACCTCCCTCCCGGTCTGCGTCGGCCTCGGCGTCTCCAACGCGGCCCAGGCCGCCGAGGTCGCCGGGTTCGCGGACGGCGTCATCGTCGGATCGGCCTTCGTCAAGGCCATCCTGGACGCCCCCGACGCGGCCGCCGGTACGGCAGCGGTGAAGGCGCTCGCGGGCGAACTCGCCGAGGGCGTTCGAAAGCGCTGA
- the trpB gene encoding tryptophan synthase subunit beta — translation MSSDFFVPDPEGLIPSAEGYFGAYGGKFIPEALVAAVDEVAVEYDKAKADPAFAAELNELMVNYTGRPSALTEVSRFAEHAGGARVFLKREDLNHTGSHKINNVLGQALLTKRMGKTRVIAETGAGQHGVATATACALFGLECTIYMGEIDTERQALNVARMRMLGAEVVAVKSGSRTLKDAINEAFRDWVANVDHTHYLFGTVAGPHPFPAMVRDFHRVIGVEARRQILERAGRLPDAAIACVGGGSNAIGLFHAFLQDTSVRLIGCEPAGHGVETGEHAATLTAGEPGILHGSRSYVLQDDEGQITEPYSISAGLDYPGIGPEHSYLKDVGRGEYIAVTDAAAMSALRLLSRTEGIIPAIESAHALAGALEIGKQLGEEGLIVINLSGRGDKDMDTAARYFGLYDTDAAVEADAAGTGAEIEGDVK, via the coding sequence ATGTCCTCTGACTTCTTCGTTCCGGACCCCGAGGGTCTGATCCCCAGCGCCGAAGGCTATTTCGGCGCCTACGGCGGCAAGTTCATCCCGGAGGCGCTCGTCGCCGCCGTGGACGAGGTCGCCGTCGAGTACGACAAGGCCAAGGCCGACCCGGCCTTCGCCGCCGAGCTCAACGAGCTCATGGTCAACTACACCGGCCGCCCCAGCGCCCTGACCGAGGTCTCCCGCTTCGCCGAGCACGCGGGCGGCGCCCGCGTCTTCCTCAAGCGCGAGGACCTCAACCACACCGGCTCGCACAAGATCAACAACGTGCTGGGGCAGGCGCTCCTCACCAAGCGCATGGGCAAGACCCGGGTCATCGCCGAGACCGGAGCCGGCCAGCACGGCGTCGCCACCGCGACCGCCTGCGCGCTGTTCGGCCTGGAGTGCACCATCTACATGGGTGAGATCGACACCGAGCGCCAGGCGCTCAACGTCGCCCGCATGCGGATGCTCGGTGCCGAGGTCGTCGCCGTGAAGTCCGGCTCCCGCACCCTCAAGGACGCCATCAACGAGGCGTTCCGCGACTGGGTCGCCAACGTGGACCACACCCACTACCTCTTCGGCACGGTCGCCGGTCCGCACCCCTTCCCGGCCATGGTCCGCGACTTCCACCGGGTCATCGGGGTGGAGGCCCGCCGCCAGATCCTGGAACGCGCCGGCCGGCTGCCGGACGCCGCCATCGCCTGCGTCGGCGGCGGCTCCAACGCCATCGGCCTCTTCCACGCCTTCCTCCAGGACACCTCCGTCCGCCTCATCGGCTGCGAGCCCGCCGGACACGGCGTCGAGACCGGCGAGCACGCGGCGACCCTCACCGCGGGCGAACCCGGCATCCTGCACGGCTCGCGCAGCTACGTCCTCCAGGACGACGAGGGCCAGATCACCGAGCCGTACTCCATCTCGGCCGGCCTGGACTACCCGGGCATCGGCCCGGAGCACTCGTACCTCAAGGACGTCGGCCGCGGCGAGTACATCGCGGTGACCGACGCCGCCGCGATGTCGGCCCTGCGGCTGCTCTCGCGCACCGAGGGCATCATCCCGGCCATCGAGAGCGCCCACGCGCTCGCCGGTGCCCTGGAGATCGGCAAGCAGCTGGGCGAGGAGGGGCTGATCGTCATCAACCTCTCCGGGCGCGGCGACAAGGACATGGACACGGCGGCCCGCTACTTCGGGCTGTACGACACCGACGCGGCCGTCGAGGCGGACGCGGCCGGCACCGGCGCGGAGATCGAGGGGGACGTCAAGTGA
- the trpM gene encoding tryptophan biosynthesis modulator TrpM, which yields MTASVPPGPPRSAPPSPQGTRPAGAPVREPRVPPAHGGGRPPLLPLDHPQPRRCAPPFWHRGCRAPARRVHGRRVRYVIGDEPGQVNGMRWRTG from the coding sequence GTGACCGCCTCCGTACCGCCGGGGCCTCCGCGCTCCGCACCGCCGTCCCCGCAGGGCACCCGCCCCGCCGGGGCGCCGGTGCGTGAGCCGCGCGTGCCCCCGGCGCACGGCGGCGGCCGGCCCCCGCTCCTCCCGCTCGACCACCCGCAGCCCCGACGCTGCGCCCCGCCGTTCTGGCACCGGGGCTGCCGCGCGCCCGCCCGCCGGGTGCACGGCCGCCGGGTCCGCTACGTCATCGGCGACGAGCCGGGACAGGTCAACGGCATGCGATGGCGCACCGGCTGA
- the trpC gene encoding indole-3-glycerol phosphate synthase TrpC has product MSVLDEIIDGVRADLAERQARVSLDELKDRAARAPRAKDGVAALRGEGVNVICEVKRSSPSKGALAAIADPAALAADYEAGGASVISVLTEQRRFGGSLADLEAVRAKVDIPVLRKDFIVTSYQLWEARAYGADLALLIVAALDQEALVSLIERAESIGLTPLVEAHDEEEAERAVAAGARVIGVNARNLKDLKVDRSTFERVAPEIPDHIVKIAESGVRGPHDLIAYANAGADAVLVGESLVTGRDPRAAVADLVAAGTHPALRHGRG; this is encoded by the coding sequence GTGAGTGTGCTCGACGAGATCATTGACGGCGTCCGTGCGGACCTTGCGGAGCGGCAGGCGCGCGTCAGCCTCGACGAGCTCAAGGACCGCGCGGCGCGCGCCCCCCGGGCCAAGGACGGAGTCGCCGCACTGCGCGGCGAGGGCGTCAACGTCATCTGCGAGGTCAAGCGCTCCAGCCCCTCCAAGGGAGCCCTGGCAGCCATCGCCGACCCGGCCGCGCTCGCCGCGGACTACGAGGCCGGCGGCGCGTCCGTCATCTCGGTCCTCACCGAGCAGCGCCGCTTCGGCGGCTCGCTCGCGGACCTGGAGGCCGTCCGCGCCAAGGTCGACATCCCCGTCCTGCGCAAGGACTTCATCGTCACCTCCTACCAGCTGTGGGAGGCCCGCGCCTACGGCGCCGACCTCGCCCTGCTGATCGTCGCCGCCCTCGACCAGGAGGCCCTCGTCTCCCTGATCGAGCGTGCCGAGTCCATCGGCCTCACCCCGCTCGTCGAGGCCCACGACGAGGAGGAGGCCGAGCGCGCGGTCGCCGCCGGCGCCCGCGTCATCGGCGTCAACGCCCGCAACCTCAAGGACCTCAAGGTCGACCGCTCCACCTTCGAGCGGGTCGCCCCCGAGATCCCCGACCACATCGTCAAGATCGCCGAATCCGGCGTCCGGGGCCCGCACGACCTGATCGCGTACGCCAACGCGGGCGCGGACGCCGTGCTCGTCGGCGAGTCGCTCGTCACCGGCCGCGACCCGCGCGCCGCCGTCGCCGACCTGGTCGCCGCCGGCACCCACCCCGCGCTCCGGCACGGACGGGGCTGA
- a CDS encoding DUF2752 domain-containing protein has product MDASPLPAATPSPPDPPPSPGSGSPAGPAPAGPGPRTPPYAHAHPHTPPYAPPHAPRRPAHGLRRFVAPAATLAAVAGAFGYVATVDPNEPGHYPVCPLFRLTGLLCPGCGGLRSAHAFATGDFATALGDNALAVTGYVLFAAFWTLWLVRTARGQPLRMSVPPRWWWGIGAVALVFSVVRNLPFGTALAP; this is encoded by the coding sequence GTGGACGCCTCGCCCCTCCCCGCCGCGACCCCGTCGCCCCCGGACCCGCCCCCGTCCCCGGGCAGCGGGAGCCCCGCCGGGCCCGCCCCGGCCGGGCCGGGCCCGCGCACACCCCCGTACGCGCACGCCCACCCGCACACACCCCCGTACGCGCCCCCGCACGCCCCGCGCCGCCCGGCGCACGGCCTGCGGCGGTTCGTGGCGCCGGCCGCCACCCTGGCCGCCGTCGCCGGGGCCTTCGGGTACGTCGCCACCGTCGACCCCAACGAACCCGGCCACTACCCGGTCTGCCCGCTCTTCCGGCTGACCGGCCTGCTCTGCCCCGGCTGCGGCGGACTGCGCAGCGCCCACGCCTTCGCCACCGGCGACTTCGCGACCGCGCTCGGTGACAACGCCCTCGCCGTCACCGGGTACGTCCTCTTCGCCGCCTTCTGGACGCTCTGGCTCGTGCGCACCGCCCGGGGACAGCCCCTGCGGATGAGCGTCCCGCCCCGCTGGTGGTGGGGGATCGGCGCGGTGGCGCTGGTCTTCAGCGTCGTACGGAACCTCCCGTTCGGCACCGCGCTGGCACCCTGA
- a CDS encoding HGxxPAAW family protein, with protein MAGSSHGHTPAAWTGVIISFIGFCVAGVFMVAANPAGFWVGIGVTLVGAVVGLAMKMAGLGMPKESPEYAAARARAGEAQLSH; from the coding sequence ATGGCGGGCAGCAGCCACGGACACACCCCGGCCGCCTGGACCGGTGTCATCATCTCGTTCATCGGCTTCTGCGTCGCAGGCGTCTTCATGGTCGCGGCCAACCCGGCCGGCTTCTGGGTCGGCATCGGCGTGACCCTCGTGGGCGCCGTCGTGGGCCTGGCGATGAAGATGGCCGGACTCGGCATGCCGAAGGAGTCCCCGGAGTACGCCGCCGCCCGCGCCCGCGCCGGCGAGGCCCAGCTCAGCCACTGA
- a CDS encoding TIGR02234 family membrane protein, with protein MEGVSAVPVPQPRARTTASDAPASRRSLALGLLLGAVGSAVVLLASGQTWARGEAPIAGGSLPLTADGQDVTGAPAALAIVGLAALVAVFAVRGTGRYVVAGLLAVSGLGAGLSAWIGASDSAALDEKAAATTGDAASTIDALSHTAWPFVTALGGLFILVAGVLALRFGSRWPTMSGRYERDGTPRPRKTPATPRDPDRPEELWKALDRGEDPTG; from the coding sequence GTGGAGGGCGTGAGCGCCGTCCCCGTACCCCAGCCCCGTGCCCGTACCACCGCGTCCGACGCCCCCGCCAGCCGCCGGAGCCTGGCCCTCGGGCTGCTCCTCGGCGCCGTCGGGTCCGCCGTCGTCCTGCTCGCCTCCGGGCAGACCTGGGCCCGCGGCGAGGCCCCCATCGCCGGCGGCAGCCTCCCGCTGACCGCCGACGGCCAGGACGTCACCGGTGCCCCCGCCGCGCTGGCGATCGTCGGCCTCGCCGCGCTCGTCGCGGTCTTCGCCGTCCGGGGCACCGGGCGCTACGTCGTCGCCGGGCTGCTGGCCGTCAGCGGCCTCGGCGCCGGCCTCAGCGCCTGGATCGGCGCCTCGGACAGCGCCGCCCTCGACGAGAAGGCCGCCGCGACCACCGGCGACGCCGCCTCCACCATCGACGCCCTCAGCCACACCGCGTGGCCCTTCGTCACCGCCCTGGGCGGCCTGTTCATCCTGGTCGCCGGGGTGCTCGCGCTGCGCTTCGGGAGCCGCTGGCCCACCATGTCCGGCCGGTACGAGCGCGACGGGACCCCCCGCCCCCGCAAGACCCCCGCGACCCCCCGGGACCCCGACCGGCCCGAGGAGCTGTGGAAGGCCCTGGACCGGGGCGAGGACCCGACCGGCTAG
- a CDS encoding anthranilate synthase component I translates to MDLDTFRKLAVDRRVIPVVRRLLADGDTPVGLYRKLAAERPGTFLLESAENGRTWSRYSFIGVRSHATLTSRDGQAHWIGTPPVGVPRDGDPLQALRATTEALHTPRDLAGAEGLPPFTGGMVGYLGYDIVRRLERIGDHGGDDLGLPELTMMLTSDLAVLDHWDGTVLLIANAINHNDLESGVEEAYEDAVARLDAMERDLRRPVENAPAVLPPSELPPYTALWGGPAYQRAVEDIKERIRAGEAFQVVPSQRFETPCTASALDVYRVLRATNPSPYMYLFRFDGFDVVGSSPEALVKVEDGRAMVHPIAGTRHRGATPQEDQALAEELLADPKERAEHLMLVDLGRNDLGRVCEPGSVEVVDFMSVEKYSHVMHIVSTVTGRVAEDRTAFDVLTACFPAGTLSGAPKPRAMQIIEELEPNRRGLYGGCVGYLDFAGDSDTAIAIRTALLRDGTAYVQAGAGVVADSDPVAEDNECRNKAAAVLRAVHTANRLRDHGAPLG, encoded by the coding sequence ATGGATCTCGACACCTTCCGCAAGCTGGCCGTGGACCGCCGCGTCATCCCCGTCGTGCGGCGGCTCCTCGCGGACGGCGACACCCCGGTCGGCCTCTACCGGAAACTCGCCGCCGAGCGCCCCGGCACCTTCCTGCTGGAATCCGCGGAGAACGGCCGCACCTGGTCGCGGTACTCCTTCATCGGCGTCCGCAGCCACGCCACCCTCACCTCCCGCGACGGCCAGGCCCACTGGATCGGCACCCCGCCCGTCGGCGTCCCCCGGGACGGCGACCCGCTCCAGGCGCTCCGCGCCACCACCGAGGCGCTGCACACCCCCCGCGACCTCGCGGGCGCCGAGGGCCTGCCGCCCTTCACCGGCGGCATGGTCGGCTACCTCGGCTACGACATCGTGCGCCGCCTGGAACGCATCGGCGACCACGGCGGCGACGACCTCGGCCTCCCCGAGCTCACCATGATGCTCACCTCCGACCTCGCCGTCCTCGACCACTGGGACGGCACCGTCCTCCTGATCGCCAACGCGATCAACCACAACGACCTGGAGAGCGGCGTCGAGGAGGCGTACGAGGACGCCGTCGCCCGGCTCGACGCCATGGAACGCGACCTGCGCCGCCCCGTCGAGAACGCCCCCGCCGTGCTGCCCCCCTCCGAGCTGCCGCCGTACACCGCCCTCTGGGGCGGCCCGGCCTACCAGAGGGCCGTCGAGGACATCAAGGAGCGCATCCGGGCCGGCGAGGCCTTCCAGGTCGTGCCCTCCCAGCGCTTCGAGACGCCGTGCACCGCGAGCGCGCTCGACGTCTACCGGGTGCTGCGGGCCACCAACCCGTCTCCGTACATGTACCTCTTCCGGTTCGACGGCTTCGACGTCGTCGGCTCCAGCCCCGAGGCCCTCGTCAAGGTCGAGGACGGCCGCGCCATGGTCCACCCCATCGCCGGCACCCGGCACCGGGGCGCCACCCCGCAGGAGGACCAGGCCCTCGCCGAGGAACTCCTCGCCGACCCCAAGGAGCGCGCCGAGCACCTCATGCTCGTCGACCTCGGCCGCAACGACCTCGGACGCGTCTGCGAACCCGGCAGCGTGGAGGTGGTCGACTTCATGTCCGTCGAGAAGTACTCCCACGTGATGCACATCGTCTCGACCGTCACCGGCCGCGTCGCCGAGGACCGCACCGCCTTCGACGTCCTCACCGCCTGCTTCCCCGCCGGCACCCTCTCCGGGGCGCCCAAGCCGCGCGCCATGCAGATCATCGAGGAGCTCGAACCCAACCGCAGGGGGCTGTACGGAGGCTGCGTCGGGTACCTCGACTTCGCCGGCGACTCCGACACCGCCATCGCCATCCGCACCGCGCTGCTCCGCGACGGGACCGCCTACGTCCAGGCCGGAGCCGGTGTGGTCGCCGACTCCGACCCGGTGGCCGAGGACAACGAGTGCCGCAACAAGGCGGCCGCCGTGCTCCGCGCCGTCCACACGGCCAACCGGCTCCGCGACCACGGAGCGCCCCTCGGGTGA
- the hisI gene encoding phosphoribosyl-AMP cyclohydrolase, producing the protein MSSTPPSGTPGTPPAGNLDPAVAARLKRGADGLVPAIAQQYDTGEVLMLGWMDDEALHRTLTTGRCTYWSRSRQEYWVKGDTSGHTQRVVSVALDCDADTVLVKVDQTGAACHTGARTCFDRDVLLDSDTP; encoded by the coding sequence ATGAGCAGCACGCCCCCGTCCGGTACGCCCGGTACCCCGCCCGCAGGAAACCTCGATCCCGCCGTGGCCGCGCGCCTCAAGCGCGGCGCGGACGGACTCGTCCCCGCCATCGCCCAGCAGTACGACACCGGTGAGGTGCTCATGCTCGGCTGGATGGACGACGAGGCCCTGCACCGCACGCTGACCACCGGCCGCTGCACCTACTGGTCCCGCAGCCGCCAGGAGTACTGGGTCAAGGGGGACACCTCCGGCCACACCCAGCGCGTCGTCTCCGTCGCCCTGGACTGCGACGCCGACACCGTCCTCGTCAAGGTCGACCAGACGGGCGCCGCCTGCCACACCGGCGCGCGCACCTGCTTCGACCGTGACGTCCTGCTCGACTCCGACACCCCGTGA